The following nucleotide sequence is from Longimicrobium sp..
GAGGCCACCTAGCCCGGGCACACCCATCCCGTCCAGCACCCCCGCCGCGCCTCGACGCGCGCGCACGGGGACCATCCAAGAGCGACACCCACAGGAGACCCGTATGAAACGAAGTCTGGCCATGGCCAGTGCCGCGGCCGTCGCGTGCATCGCGGCCGGCACTCCCGCCCTGCACGCCCAGGGCTCCGGCGTAGACCAGCAGAGCGCATGCATGACCGGTCGCGTGGGCACCGGCGTGGCCATGCCGTGCGAAGACGGGTCCGCGGTGTACTTCAGCCCGGCCGGGCTGGCGATGCAGGGGAGCGCGCTCAGCGTGGGCGTGACGCTGGTCAACACCAGCAACACCTTCCGCTACGACCCCGGGTACAACCTGGCCGACCCCACCATCCGCCGCGAGGCGGAGACCGTTCCCGTGCCGCAGGCGTTCGTGAACTACCGCGCGTCGGACCGGCTGGCGGTGGGTCTGGGCGTGTTCGCGCCGTACGGCCTGGGGCTGAAGTGGGACGTGTGCAGCATCGCGGAGACCAACACCGCGGCCTGCACCGCGGAGAACAACTTCGAGGGGCGCTTCACCGGCTACGACAACGCCTTCCGCGGCATCTACATCCAGCCCACCGTGGCGTACCAGCTCGTCCCCGGCCGCATCGCGCTGGGCGCGGGGCTGGACTACGTGCGCGGCAACATCGAGGTGCACCAGCGCGCCGACGTGCCCGGCTCCGGGCTGCGCGGGCTGGACGTGGCGGACGCCACCCTCAAGGGCGAGGGCACCGGCTTCACCTACCACCTGAGCGGCATCGCGCGGCTGAGCGAGCGCGCCTCGCTGGGCGTGCGCTACCTGCACTCGGCCGAAGTGGAGATGGAGGGCGACGCCACCTTCCTGCCGGTGCCCACCGGCAACGCCGGCATCGACGCGCTGATCGCGGCGCAGATCGCCAGCGGCGCGCTGGGTGACCAGGGGATCGGCACCACCATCGAGTTCCCGTCGCAGCTGGTGGTCGGCGTCAACTTCGCCGCCACCCCTCGGCTGAACGTGATGGCGGATTACCAGCTCACCGGGTGGGAGAGCTTCGACCAGTTCGACATCGACTTCGAGAACGAGAACGCGACCGACCGGGTGCTGAACCTG
It contains:
- a CDS encoding outer membrane protein transport protein, producing the protein MKRSLAMASAAAVACIAAGTPALHAQGSGVDQQSACMTGRVGTGVAMPCEDGSAVYFSPAGLAMQGSALSVGVTLVNTSNTFRYDPGYNLADPTIRREAETVPVPQAFVNYRASDRLAVGLGVFAPYGLGLKWDVCSIAETNTAACTAENNFEGRFTGYDNAFRGIYIQPTVAYQLVPGRIALGAGLDYVRGNIEVHQRADVPGSGLRGLDVADATLKGEGTGFTYHLSGIARLSERASLGVRYLHSAEVEMEGDATFLPVPTGNAGIDALIAAQIASGALGDQGIGTTIEFPSQLVVGVNFAATPRLNVMADYQLTGWESFDQFDIDFENENATDRVLNLGYQNTNTFRFAADFAATEALALRAGFRYNNEASPRATPLLPEFERNYFTAGLGYRFTRSLGLDLAYQHIVQPDRRGSVRPGEPNVGVYTADAKVFGVTLSYLFGRHHAAAR